The proteins below come from a single Arthrobacter sp. B1I2 genomic window:
- the nadD gene encoding nicotinate-nucleotide adenylyltransferase, with protein MSHNLRRNGARGRLRLGVMGGTFDPIHHGHLVAASEVAAEFDLDEVVFVPTGQPWQKSHKQVSEPEHRYLMTVIATASNPRFTVSRVDVDRPGPTYTIDTLRDLRAQRPDADLFFITGADALAQILSWKDIDELWSLAHFVGVTRPGHVLDGMGRDDVSLLEVPAMAISSSDCRARVAANHPVWYLVPDGVVQYIAKYGLYSDPPASAAEPLSQAREPASTE; from the coding sequence ATTTCCCACAACCTGCGCCGCAATGGTGCCCGGGGGAGGCTGCGGCTGGGCGTGATGGGCGGGACATTCGATCCCATCCACCACGGCCACCTTGTCGCAGCCAGCGAAGTCGCGGCGGAGTTCGACCTCGACGAGGTGGTCTTCGTTCCCACGGGGCAGCCGTGGCAGAAGTCCCATAAACAGGTCAGCGAACCCGAGCACCGCTACCTGATGACCGTCATCGCCACGGCGTCCAATCCGCGCTTCACCGTCAGCCGCGTGGACGTTGACCGTCCGGGTCCCACGTACACCATCGACACCCTGCGCGACCTCCGGGCGCAGCGCCCCGATGCAGACCTCTTCTTCATCACCGGTGCGGACGCCCTGGCGCAGATCCTGTCCTGGAAGGACATCGACGAACTGTGGTCGCTGGCCCATTTCGTGGGGGTTACGCGTCCCGGGCACGTCCTTGACGGCATGGGCCGCGACGACGTCAGCCTCCTGGAGGTTCCTGCCATGGCTATTTCGTCCAGCGACTGCCGTGCGCGCGTGGCAGCGAACCACCCCGTCTGGTACCTGGTCCCGGACGGAGTGGTCCAATACATCGCCAAGTACGGCCTGTATTCGGACCCGCCCGCAAGCGCGGCTGAACCACTTTCCCAAGCACGCGAACCAGCCAGTACTGAATGA
- a CDS encoding glutamate-5-semialdehyde dehydrogenase encodes MTEALIHTAEDSGTPAAQAQPGASAGQVSAREPLSAADVEAAVHAIADRSRHAARRMATANRAWKDRALRAVGTALQENAQAILTANAMDVDRGKANGTSTALLDRLTLSEARIAGLVAALENLANLPDPVGNVVRGQTLPNGLRLRQVNVPMGVVAAIYEARPNVTVDIAGLALKSGNAVILRGGSAAEATNQVLVRVLREALESVGLPADAVQTVDEFGRAGANVLMKARGRVDVLIPRGGRDLIQTVVTNSAVPVIETGEGNVHIFIDESADENMAVEILLNAKTQRPSVCNTVETLLVHSGSTVLPAVAAALRAAGVRLHVDERISAALPAIETQPATDADWGTEYMDLDLAVAMVDSLDEAVQHIRTWSTGHTEAILTNSLANAERFIAEVDSAAVIVNASTRFTDGGELGLGAEVGISTQKLHARGPMGLTELTTTKWIVQGEGQVRG; translated from the coding sequence ATGACTGAAGCCCTGATCCATACCGCTGAAGATTCCGGAACCCCTGCTGCCCAGGCGCAGCCGGGTGCCTCGGCAGGACAGGTATCAGCCAGGGAGCCTCTTTCCGCTGCAGACGTGGAAGCGGCGGTCCACGCCATCGCCGACCGGTCCCGCCACGCCGCCCGCCGGATGGCCACCGCGAACCGGGCCTGGAAGGACCGCGCACTCCGTGCCGTGGGAACGGCCCTGCAGGAGAATGCGCAGGCCATCCTCACCGCCAATGCCATGGATGTGGACAGGGGCAAGGCCAACGGCACTTCCACGGCCTTGCTGGACCGGCTCACCCTTTCCGAAGCACGCATTGCCGGGCTGGTGGCCGCCCTTGAAAACCTGGCCAACCTCCCTGATCCCGTGGGCAACGTTGTGCGCGGCCAGACTTTGCCCAACGGGCTGCGCCTCCGCCAGGTCAACGTGCCCATGGGTGTGGTGGCAGCCATCTACGAGGCCCGGCCCAACGTCACCGTTGACATCGCGGGACTGGCCCTCAAGAGCGGCAACGCCGTCATCCTGCGCGGCGGCAGTGCTGCCGAGGCCACCAACCAGGTCCTGGTGCGGGTACTGCGTGAGGCCCTGGAATCCGTGGGCCTGCCTGCCGATGCCGTGCAGACCGTGGACGAGTTCGGCCGTGCCGGTGCCAACGTCCTGATGAAGGCCCGCGGCAGGGTGGACGTGCTGATTCCCCGTGGCGGCCGGGACCTGATCCAGACCGTGGTCACCAACTCGGCTGTGCCTGTCATCGAGACGGGGGAGGGGAACGTCCACATCTTCATCGACGAGTCTGCTGACGAAAACATGGCCGTGGAGATCCTGCTCAACGCCAAGACCCAGCGGCCCAGTGTCTGCAACACCGTGGAGACATTGCTGGTCCACTCGGGCTCAACGGTGCTGCCCGCCGTCGCCGCCGCCCTGCGTGCCGCCGGTGTCCGCCTCCACGTCGACGAGCGGATCAGTGCCGCGCTGCCCGCGATCGAGACCCAGCCGGCCACGGACGCGGACTGGGGAACAGAGTACATGGACCTGGACCTGGCGGTGGCCATGGTAGACAGCCTTGACGAGGCCGTCCAGCACATCCGAACCTGGTCCACCGGACACACCGAAGCCATCCTCACCAACAGCCTTGCCAACGCCGAACGGTTCATCGCGGAGGTGGATTCCGCGGCCGTGATCGTCAACGCGTCCACGCGGTTCACCGACGGCGGGGAACTGGGCCTGGGTGCAGAGGTGGGGATCTCCACCCAGAAGCTGCATGCCCGCGGCCCCATGGGCCTGACCGAACTCACCACCACCAAGTGGATTGTCCAGGGCGAAGGCCAGGTCCGCGGGTAG
- the mctP gene encoding monocarboxylate uptake permease MctP, with product MNGREINWIALVIVVVLFVVVAVMGFLAAKWRRTGDEGLHSLDEWGLGGRGFGTWITWFLLGGDLYTAYTFVAVPAAMWATGAVTGFFAVPYTIVLYPIIFIIMSRLWSVSHRHGYVTSADFVGGRYGSRWLSLAVAVTGIVATMPYIALQLVGIKAVLTVLGLGSSGNVLLTDLPLILAFVVLAAYTYTSGLRAPAMIAVVKDLLIYLAVIVAVIYLPIKFGGWDTIFGAAQTKLGTVNQATGKPAGVFIPGAANYSAYWSLALGSAMALFMYPHSVTAVLASKARNTIRRNAAILPLYSLMLGFLALLGFVAIKAGTKPIDLDGSVNPQLVVPQLFLDHFPAWFAGVALAAIAIGALVPAAIMSIAAANMFTRNIYRDFIRPDVDARTEAKVSKIVSLVVKVGALVFVIAMDQSAAINMQLLGGIWILQTFPAVVAGLYTRWFDRWALLVGWAVGIIFGTVSAYNVVNPVTKAHFGGSVAPIPGTDFSVYIAVSAFVLNLVVAVVLTLVLRALKVRTGEDLTRPTDYAADETDPKVVQIEKTQHFTQPGGPSPVA from the coding sequence ATGAACGGACGCGAGATCAACTGGATTGCCCTGGTCATTGTCGTGGTGCTGTTTGTCGTCGTGGCCGTCATGGGCTTCCTGGCCGCCAAGTGGCGGCGGACCGGAGACGAAGGACTGCACAGCCTGGACGAGTGGGGCCTTGGTGGCCGCGGATTCGGTACCTGGATCACGTGGTTCCTGCTGGGCGGGGACCTCTACACGGCATACACGTTCGTGGCGGTGCCGGCGGCGATGTGGGCCACGGGCGCGGTCACCGGCTTCTTCGCCGTGCCGTACACGATCGTCCTTTACCCGATTATCTTCATCATCATGAGCCGGCTGTGGTCGGTGTCCCACCGCCACGGCTACGTCACCTCCGCGGACTTCGTGGGTGGACGCTACGGCAGCCGCTGGCTCTCCCTTGCGGTCGCCGTCACGGGCATCGTTGCCACCATGCCCTACATCGCGCTGCAGCTGGTGGGCATCAAGGCGGTGCTCACTGTCCTTGGCCTGGGGAGCTCCGGCAACGTACTCCTGACCGACCTGCCGCTGATCCTGGCCTTCGTGGTCCTCGCCGCCTACACGTACACGTCGGGGCTTCGTGCGCCGGCGATGATCGCCGTCGTCAAGGACCTGTTGATCTACCTTGCCGTGATCGTTGCCGTCATTTACCTGCCCATCAAGTTCGGCGGCTGGGACACTATCTTCGGTGCGGCACAGACCAAGCTGGGGACGGTGAACCAGGCCACGGGAAAGCCGGCCGGGGTCTTCATCCCGGGGGCTGCCAACTACTCCGCGTACTGGTCGCTGGCTTTGGGTTCGGCCATGGCGTTGTTCATGTACCCGCACTCCGTGACGGCAGTCCTGGCATCAAAGGCCCGCAATACCATCCGCCGCAACGCCGCCATCCTGCCGCTGTACTCGCTGATGCTGGGCTTCCTGGCGTTGCTGGGCTTCGTGGCCATCAAGGCGGGCACCAAGCCAATCGACCTGGACGGATCGGTCAATCCGCAGCTGGTGGTTCCGCAACTGTTCCTTGACCACTTCCCGGCCTGGTTCGCCGGGGTCGCGCTGGCTGCCATCGCCATTGGCGCCCTGGTACCGGCAGCCATCATGTCCATCGCGGCCGCGAACATGTTCACCCGCAACATCTACCGCGACTTCATCCGGCCTGACGTCGATGCCAGGACAGAAGCAAAGGTCTCCAAGATCGTCTCGCTGGTGGTCAAGGTGGGCGCCCTGGTCTTCGTCATCGCCATGGACCAGTCAGCGGCCATCAACATGCAGCTGCTGGGCGGCATCTGGATCCTGCAGACCTTCCCGGCCGTGGTGGCAGGCCTCTACACCCGGTGGTTCGACCGCTGGGCCCTCCTGGTTGGCTGGGCGGTGGGCATCATCTTCGGAACCGTCTCCGCCTACAACGTGGTCAACCCGGTAACCAAGGCCCACTTCGGCGGCTCAGTGGCCCCCATTCCCGGGACGGACTTCAGCGTCTACATTGCGGTCTCGGCGTTCGTGCTGAACCTGGTTGTCGCCGTCGTCCTGACCCTGGTGTTGCGGGCGCTGAAGGTCCGGACAGGGGAGGACCTCACCAGGCCCACGGACTACGCTGCCGACGAAACGGACCCGAAAGTGGTGCAGATCGAGAAGACCCAGCATTTCACCCAGCCGGGCGGTCCTTCACCGGTGGCGTAA
- the rsfS gene encoding ribosome silencing factor codes for MTATETSIATARTAAKAAADKIAQDIVAMDVSERLALADVFLIASAPSERQVNAIVDGIEEELAKQDLRPVRREGRSGGRWVLLDYADVVIHVQHEEDRVFYALERLWKDCPVVDLQLGDDASAKAGAVSESE; via the coding sequence GTGACTGCAACAGAAACATCCATTGCCACAGCCCGAACGGCCGCCAAGGCCGCCGCGGACAAGATTGCCCAGGACATTGTCGCCATGGACGTGAGCGAACGTCTCGCCCTGGCCGATGTTTTCCTCATCGCGTCGGCCCCCAGCGAACGCCAGGTTAACGCCATCGTTGACGGTATCGAGGAAGAACTCGCCAAGCAGGACCTTCGCCCGGTGCGCCGTGAGGGCCGTTCCGGCGGGCGGTGGGTCCTGCTGGATTATGCGGACGTCGTCATCCACGTCCAGCATGAGGAAGACCGGGTGTTCTACGCCCTGGAGCGGCTCTGGAAGGACTGCCCCGTGGTGGACCTGCAGCTCGGCGACGACGCATCCGCCAAAGCCGGAGCAGTATCCGAGAGCGAGTAG
- a CDS encoding DUF3311 domain-containing protein has protein sequence MSHADGSGFGPNGDAFPGEPRLTRDTAIRGPARPAPYVGAGILLAAAILFPLMPQLYSFDAPRLGGLPFFYWYQLLWVPISALLTGSAYWLVTREDRRRRAEVRAGGPPRAGAGSADAGLEGDRP, from the coding sequence ATGTCCCACGCAGATGGTTCCGGTTTTGGCCCGAACGGCGATGCTTTTCCCGGGGAACCGCGCCTGACACGCGATACCGCCATCCGGGGGCCGGCCAGGCCCGCTCCCTATGTCGGCGCCGGCATCCTGCTGGCCGCCGCCATCCTCTTCCCGCTGATGCCGCAGCTCTACTCCTTTGATGCGCCGCGGCTGGGCGGGTTGCCGTTCTTCTACTGGTACCAGTTGCTCTGGGTGCCAATTTCGGCCCTATTGACCGGCTCGGCATATTGGCTGGTGACCAGGGAAGACCGACGACGGCGGGCAGAGGTTCGTGCCGGCGGCCCGCCCCGGGCAGGCGCCGGCTCCGCCGATGCCGGGTTGGAAGGGGATCGGCCATGA
- a CDS encoding SAM-dependent methyltransferase — protein MNTGVDAGTGAGGTGHAARLEKALGVVLGTGQIPLRLRAWDGSEAGPADAPVLDFRSRKALRRILWSPGQLGLSRAYVAGEIDAPGDIFAAFTALSSAGKFAEPGPFRPPSASELWLLLRTAVRLGAIGANPAPPPEEARVEKKGRMHSRGRDSAAISHHYDVGNDFYALVLGPSMVYSCAVWPEAAPGRGPETDPVGGPDAGPESGLDAAQEAKLDLVCRKLGLQPGMRVLDVGCGWGSFALHAAARYGVTVVGVTLSTEQAGLARKRAADAGLTGSVDIRVQDYRDVRDGPFDAISSIGMSEHVGREQTPAYAAALFGLLRPGGRLLNHAISWNAGPTSSDPDSFIPRYVFPDGEMISLGEMVTAVESAGFEVLDVEALRRHYALTLRAWVGRLERNWAEAVQLAGEGRARVWRLYMAASAIGFENGLTGVNQVLVRRPGGEEPPLRRTGWL, from the coding sequence ATGAACACTGGAGTGGACGCAGGAACGGGAGCCGGAGGCACCGGGCACGCAGCCCGGCTGGAAAAGGCCTTGGGGGTGGTGCTGGGGACCGGGCAAATACCCTTGCGGCTGCGGGCGTGGGATGGCTCGGAAGCGGGACCCGCGGACGCGCCGGTCCTGGACTTCAGGTCCCGAAAGGCCTTGCGGCGCATTCTTTGGTCGCCGGGGCAGCTGGGGCTGAGCCGGGCGTACGTTGCCGGTGAAATCGACGCCCCGGGTGACATCTTCGCGGCATTCACGGCGTTGAGCTCGGCCGGCAAGTTCGCCGAACCCGGTCCGTTCCGCCCGCCGTCCGCAAGCGAGCTCTGGTTGCTGCTGCGCACCGCCGTCCGGCTCGGAGCCATCGGAGCCAACCCGGCCCCGCCGCCGGAGGAGGCACGGGTCGAGAAGAAAGGCCGGATGCACTCCCGGGGCCGGGACTCAGCCGCCATCTCACATCATTACGACGTCGGCAACGACTTTTACGCCCTGGTGCTGGGACCATCCATGGTCTACTCATGCGCAGTGTGGCCGGAGGCTGCTCCGGGCAGGGGTCCGGAGACGGATCCTGTCGGTGGTCCGGATGCGGGGCCGGAAAGTGGCCTGGACGCCGCGCAGGAGGCCAAGCTGGACCTGGTCTGCCGCAAGCTGGGCCTTCAGCCCGGGATGCGGGTGCTGGATGTGGGGTGCGGGTGGGGCAGCTTCGCCCTCCACGCTGCAGCCAGGTACGGCGTCACCGTGGTGGGAGTGACGCTCTCCACGGAACAGGCCGGCCTGGCCCGCAAGCGTGCAGCGGACGCCGGCCTGACGGGCAGCGTGGACATCCGGGTCCAGGATTACCGGGACGTGCGGGACGGGCCGTTCGATGCCATCAGTTCCATTGGCATGTCCGAGCATGTGGGGCGGGAGCAGACCCCTGCGTACGCTGCCGCACTCTTCGGGCTGCTCCGGCCCGGCGGACGGCTGCTGAACCATGCCATCTCCTGGAACGCGGGCCCCACAAGCTCGGACCCGGACTCATTCATCCCCCGGTATGTCTTCCCGGATGGCGAAATGATCAGCCTCGGCGAGATGGTGACCGCCGTGGAAAGCGCAGGGTTCGAAGTCCTTGACGTGGAGGCCCTGCGCCGCCACTACGCCCTGACTCTCCGGGCGTGGGTAGGCCGCCTTGAACGGAACTGGGCGGAGGCGGTGCAACTGGCCGGCGAGGGACGCGCGCGGGTGTGGCGGCTGTACATGGCAGCCAGCGCCATCGGCTTCGAGAACGGCCTTACCGGCGTCAACCAGGTCCTGGTACGCCGGCCGGGCGGGGAGGAACCGCCGCTGCGCCGCACCGGCTGGCTCTGA
- the proB gene encoding glutamate 5-kinase: MTSRGMAAERAADRSALAGARRIVVKVGSSSLTSIKGGISEESLTALADALAAKRNAGAEIILVSSGAIAAGLAPLGLAKRPRDLATQQAAASVGQGLLMARYTQAFGAHGVTVSQVLLTAEDLMRRSQHTNALRAMDRLLTLGVVPVVNENDTVATHEIRFGDNDRLAALVAHLVRADALVLLSDVDALYDGPPAQGAKRIPLVTGAHDLDGVSIGKAGKAGVGTGGMMTKVEAAGMAAGSGIHALVTSTSNAAAALNGEDVGTWFSVNGSRKPVRLLWLAHVASVQGRLVLDEGAVRAVRHHRTSLLPAGISAVHGDFEAGDAVELAGADGTVVARGLVNYSSEELPRMLGRSTRELGEELGTGYDREVVHVDDLVLV, translated from the coding sequence ATGACCTCTAGGGGCATGGCCGCTGAGCGTGCCGCGGACAGAAGCGCGCTGGCAGGTGCCCGCCGGATTGTCGTGAAGGTGGGGTCCTCCTCGCTGACCAGCATCAAGGGCGGCATTTCGGAGGAATCCCTTACTGCCCTGGCCGACGCGCTGGCGGCCAAGCGTAACGCGGGCGCCGAGATCATCCTGGTGTCCTCCGGCGCCATCGCCGCCGGACTGGCACCGCTGGGGCTGGCCAAGCGTCCCCGCGACCTCGCCACCCAGCAGGCGGCGGCCAGCGTGGGCCAGGGCCTGCTGATGGCCCGGTACACTCAGGCCTTCGGTGCGCACGGCGTCACCGTCAGCCAGGTCCTGCTTACGGCCGAGGACCTCATGCGCCGCAGCCAGCACACCAACGCCCTCCGCGCCATGGACCGGCTGCTGACCCTTGGGGTGGTCCCCGTCGTCAACGAGAACGACACCGTGGCCACCCACGAAATCCGCTTCGGCGACAACGACCGGCTCGCTGCCCTGGTGGCGCACCTGGTGCGCGCCGATGCGCTGGTACTGCTGTCCGACGTCGACGCCCTCTATGACGGGCCGCCCGCGCAGGGTGCCAAGCGCATCCCACTGGTCACCGGCGCGCACGACCTCGACGGCGTTTCCATCGGCAAAGCGGGCAAGGCGGGTGTGGGCACCGGCGGAATGATGACCAAAGTGGAGGCGGCCGGCATGGCGGCAGGGTCCGGGATCCACGCCCTGGTGACCTCCACGTCCAACGCCGCCGCGGCCCTGAACGGCGAGGACGTCGGCACCTGGTTCTCCGTCAACGGCTCCCGCAAGCCCGTCCGGCTGCTGTGGCTGGCCCACGTCGCGTCGGTGCAGGGCCGCCTTGTCCTGGACGAAGGGGCTGTGCGCGCCGTGCGGCACCACCGCACGTCCCTGCTGCCGGCGGGCATTTCCGCTGTGCACGGCGACTTTGAAGCGGGCGACGCCGTGGAGCTGGCCGGTGCCGACGGCACCGTTGTTGCCCGTGGGCTGGTGAACTACTCGTCGGAGGAACTGCCCCGCATGCTCGGGCGGTCAACGCGCGAACTCGGTGAGGAACTGGGCACCGGCTATGACCGTGAAGTTGTTCATGTTGATGACCTCGTGCTGGTCTGA
- the obgE gene encoding GTPase ObgE translates to MASFVDRVVLHVSGGNGGNGCVSVHREKFKPLGGPDGGDGGNGGDVILRVDHQTTTLLDYHHAPHRHATNGGPGMGDWRGGKNGETLILPVPDGTVVKSKDGTVLADLVGEGAEYVAAAGGIGGLGNAALSSQKRRAPGFALLGIEGESSDIVLELKSIADIALVGFPSAGKSSLIAAMSAARPKIADYPFTTLVPNLGVVQAGDVRFTIADVPGLIEGASEGKGLGHNFLRHVERCAALVHVLDCGTLESDRDPLSDLAIIEGELEKYAVDMSYAGQDGDVVPLNHRPRLVALNKVDLPDGKDMAEFVRPELESRGYRVFEVSATSHEGLRQLGFAMAEIVQAARDAVAAAPPKVQPVVLRPRAVNEAGFKIRREEKNLEPLFRVLGEKPERWVKQTDFTNEEAIGYLADRLAKLGVENELFKQGAKPGDTVVIGEDDGVVFDWEPTMMAGAELLASPRGTDVRFADIGDRPTRGQKREEQQERRDARAAARAELEAERKAGIWTESVSSRRAADPLKGSGLEADDDL, encoded by the coding sequence GTGGCCAGCTTTGTAGACCGGGTAGTACTGCACGTATCCGGCGGTAACGGCGGCAACGGGTGCGTCTCCGTCCACCGCGAGAAGTTCAAGCCCCTGGGCGGTCCCGACGGCGGTGACGGCGGCAACGGCGGTGATGTGATCCTGCGCGTGGACCACCAGACCACTACGCTCCTTGACTACCACCATGCACCCCACCGCCACGCCACCAACGGCGGCCCGGGCATGGGCGACTGGCGCGGCGGCAAGAATGGCGAAACCCTCATCCTCCCTGTCCCCGACGGCACCGTGGTCAAGTCCAAGGACGGTACAGTGCTGGCGGACCTCGTCGGCGAGGGCGCGGAGTACGTGGCAGCCGCCGGCGGTATTGGCGGCCTGGGCAACGCTGCGCTCTCCTCCCAGAAGCGCCGGGCTCCCGGCTTCGCCCTGCTCGGTATCGAAGGCGAATCCAGCGATATCGTGCTGGAACTCAAATCAATCGCCGACATCGCCCTGGTAGGCTTCCCGTCGGCCGGCAAATCGAGCCTCATCGCTGCGATGTCCGCCGCCCGGCCCAAGATCGCCGACTATCCGTTCACCACGCTGGTTCCCAACCTGGGCGTCGTCCAGGCGGGGGATGTCCGTTTTACCATCGCAGACGTCCCGGGCCTCATTGAGGGCGCCAGTGAAGGCAAGGGCCTCGGCCACAACTTCCTGCGCCACGTCGAACGCTGTGCCGCGCTGGTCCACGTGCTGGACTGCGGCACGCTGGAGTCGGACCGTGACCCCCTCTCGGACCTTGCCATCATCGAGGGTGAACTGGAGAAGTACGCTGTCGATATGAGCTACGCAGGGCAGGACGGCGACGTGGTTCCGCTGAACCACCGTCCCCGCCTGGTGGCTTTGAACAAGGTGGATCTTCCCGACGGCAAGGACATGGCCGAATTCGTGCGCCCGGAACTCGAATCCCGCGGCTACCGTGTTTTCGAGGTGTCCGCCACCAGCCACGAGGGCCTGCGCCAGCTCGGCTTCGCCATGGCAGAGATCGTTCAAGCCGCCCGGGACGCCGTAGCGGCCGCCCCGCCCAAGGTCCAGCCCGTGGTGCTGCGTCCCCGCGCCGTCAACGAGGCCGGCTTCAAGATCCGTCGTGAGGAAAAGAACCTCGAGCCGCTGTTCCGCGTCCTGGGCGAAAAGCCGGAGCGCTGGGTCAAGCAGACCGACTTCACCAACGAGGAAGCCATCGGCTACCTCGCGGACCGGCTCGCCAAGCTGGGCGTGGAAAACGAGCTGTTCAAGCAGGGCGCCAAGCCGGGGGACACAGTGGTCATCGGCGAGGACGACGGCGTCGTCTTCGACTGGGAGCCCACCATGATGGCAGGTGCTGAACTCCTGGCGTCGCCGCGCGGCACCGACGTGCGGTTCGCCGATATTGGTGACCGCCCCACGCGCGGCCAGAAGCGCGAGGAGCAGCAGGAGCGCCGGGATGCCAGGGCTGCCGCCCGTGCCGAGCTCGAGGCGGAACGGAAAGCCGGTATCTGGACCGAATCCGTCAGCAGCCGCCGGGCCGCCGACCCCCTGAAGGGGAGCGGGCTGGAAGCGGACGATGACCTCTAG